The Candidatus Eisenbacteria bacterium genome includes the window GGGGCTGTTCGACTTCGCGCGCATGCACCGGGTGCCGATGCGCGGGCTCAACGTCTCGCGCGGCCTCGTCGCCCGTGTCGGCCGCGGGGGGTGGAGCGCCATACCGAAGGAGGAGCGCGAAGGCGTCGGCGATCCCGCTCCCGCCACGACCGCCTACCGCGAGCATCTCCGTGAAGCATGGGAGGCGCACCGCCCCGGCAAGGCCGACGACGGCGCGTTCGATCGCTTCGTTGAGGCCCAGCTCACCTGGGATCGCGCCATGGCGGAGGCGCTGGTGGCCGCGCTCGCGTCGGCGCCACGCGCGATCGTCGTCGGGATCATGGGTCGCGGACATCTCGAGCACCGCGACGGCGTTCCCGCGCAGCTCGCCGCGCTCGGAGCACGGCGGCCCCTGGTGCTCCTCCCCTGGAACACCGATCGGGACTGCGCGGACCTCTCCCCCGACCTCGCCGACGCGGTCTTCGGAATCGAGTTGCCAATCACCGGGTCCACGGGCGACACTCCCCTATAACGGGGGACATCGCATGACCACACGGGATCGCTACGCCTATTCCGCAGGTGCCGACCGCTGGGACGTTCGGGGCACCTTCGACACCACCTTCCGCTGGGAGTACCAGGACGGACGCGACGCGCTGCTGAAGCTCTACACCAAGGGCAAGCAGCGCCAGTGGGACGCCGACACGCGGATCGACTGGTCCCAGGACCTGGATCCCGAGAACCCCGAGCAGCTGCCCGACGAGTCCATCCCCATCTTCGCGTCGGACGTCTTCCGGCGGCTCGGTCGCGCCGAGCGCGCAAACCTGCGCCGGCACTTCCAGAGCTGGCAGCTCTCGCAGTTCCTGCACGGCGAGCAGGGCGCGCTCATCTGCACCGCGAAGATCGTCCAGCAGGTGCCGATGATCGACGCCAAGTTCTACGCCGCCACGCAGGTCGTCGACGAGGCGCGGCACGTCGAGTCGTACTCCCGCCTGCTGCACGAGAAGTTCGAGCTCGCCTACCCGATCACGCCAACGCTGAAGCGCCTGCTCGACGACGTCATCTCGGACAGTCGTTGGGACATGACCTACCTCGGCATGCAGGTCCTGATCGAGGGTCTCGCCCTCGCCGCCTTCGCGCAGATCCGCGACCAGTCGCAGAACCCGCTCGCGGCATCGGTCAACGCCTACGTCATGCAGGACGAGGCGCGTCACGTGGCCTTCGGCCGCTTCGCGTTGCGCGACTACTACCCGACCCTCTCCGAGAAGGAGCGCGACGAGCGCGAGGAGTTCGCCGTGGAGGCCTGCTACCTCATGCGCGATCGCTTCCAGGCCGAAGAGGTGTGGGCCACGCTCGGGCTTCCGGTCGACGAGTGTGCCGCCCACATGCTCGAGTCGGGCTTCATGCAGAACTATCGCTCCGCGCTCTTCAGCCGCATCGTCCCCACGATCAAGGACATCGGTCTCTGGGGCCCGCGCATCCGCAAAGCCTACCAGGAGATGGGCATCATGGGCTTCGCCGACGTCGACGTCGCGGCGATGAGCGCGCAGGATGAGCGCGTGGCCGAGGAGCTCGACGCGGCCCGACGTCAGGCATAGAGCCCCGGGAACCGCGACGCGCTCGCGGAGAAACCCGGGAAGATCGGCCCCATCGACGGCACCGCGAGCCCCATGTGACGATTCAGGGCCTCCGCGAACACGTCGCGGAAGTCGGTCGTCACCTGGAGATCCTGGCCGATGAAGCGGTTGGCGGGTGCGAGACCCGGCCACTGGCCGTCCTTCAGGACCACGCGTCCGCCGGCGATGCCGCCGCCCATCGCCATCATCACGCCCCCGTGGCCGTGGTCCGTGCCGTCGCCGCCGTTCTCGTCGACGCGCCGGCCGAACTCGGTCATCACCAGGGTGAGAGTGCGTCCGAGGTCGGCGCCGAGGTCGTCGTGGAACGCTCGCAGGCACGCCGACAGCTCGGCGCCCAGCGAGGCCAGGTTCGCGAGCAGGTTCGTGTGGTGGTCCCATCCGCCGATGTTGACCGCGATCACCTTGACACCGATGTCGGCCTTGATGAGCGCCGCGGCGTCCCTGAGGGCGGCGCCGAGATCGCCGGTGGGATACGTGACGGTGGTGGTCGTATCGACGCCGGCAACGATGTCCATCGCCTCGAACGCATCGACCACGGTACCGCCGACCAGCCCGGGGACGATCTCGTAGCGCGCCTCGAGCGCGATGCGGCGCTCGCTCGCCCAGTTGCCCGTGAGCGTGAAGCCCGCGATCGACTCGAAGGCGAGGGCCGGCGCGGGTCCGACGAGCGACTTCGTCTTCGCCGACGAGATGCTGATCCCGGCGATCGACTGGCCACCGCCTGCGACGCCGAGGTATCGATTGAGCCATCCGTCGACGATCGACTTGTTGCCCGGCGCCGCGCGGTCCATGAAGTCCTGCGCGTCGAAGTGAGAGCGTGACGGATCGGGACTGCCGGCGGCGTGGATGAAGGCGAGGTCGCCGGCCGCGTACACCGTCTGCAGGTCGGCGAACGCGGGATTCAGGCCGAAGAACGCGTCGAGCGGAAGCTCGGTGCCGGGCGCGATCTGCACGGTCGGCCGGCTCGAATAGTAGAAGGGATCGCCGACCGGCACGACGGTGTTGAGCCCGTCGCAGGCGCCGCGCTGGAAGATCGACACGATCACCGGGTCGGTGCCCGCGGCCCGCACCTTGCGCGCCCATGGGGGGAGGAGGAAGGCCGTCATGCCGACCGCAGCCGACTGGAGGATCTGTCTGCGCGTGAGCATCATGTCGTCACCTCGTCCTCAGTGGGTCAGGAACTCGGGGCTCGAGAGGAGCACCGCCGCGGCTTGCTCGATGCGCGTCGCGACGACCGGCTCCGGCAGGATGTCCAGGAAGCCGAGCCCCATCTCGCGCGTCGGGCTCGAGAGCGGAGCCAGGAAGAGGCCGCTCGTGAGCCCGTCGATGATCTCCTCCGACGTGCCGCCGACCACGGGATACGTGAAGTCGAGGCCGTACGAGCCGCGGCTCACTGCCTCGGCCTCGTTCATGCGTTTCAGCGCCGTGCCCGGCGAGAACCAATAGCCCGACGTGTCGGGGTAGCCGGTGGGCGGACCGGCGTCGTACAGGTCCTCGCCCTGGTCGGCGACGCGATTGCGAACCGTGTTGCTGTTGAACGTGGTCGGATCGGCGCCGACCGCGCGGATGAGGCTCGCGAAGAAGACGAGCGGTCGCTTCACCTTCGCCTTGCGGTACTGCGGCGACGACAGGAACTCGGGCGAAAGCAGGATCGTCTCCATCACGCTGCGGAGGTCGCCACCCGTGCCGAGGAAGACGCCGGCGGCCTCGTCGACCAGCCGCTGCGGCGGATTCTCCGACACGAACCGGATGACCAGTTTGCGGCTGATGAATTGCGCCGTGCTCGGATGGTGGGCGAGGAAGTCGAACATGGTGAGGCCATCGTTCATGCCGCCGTTGGGCGGGATCGACACACCCATCACCGTCTTCGCGCCCTGGTCGTGGAAGTTGGCGCGGAACTCGAAGCCGTCGACGGCATTGGCGTAGTCCTCCTCCCAGCCCGTGAGACAGCGCGCCAGCTCGGGGATGTCGGTCTCGGTGTAGGGACCGTTGACGCTCACCGTGTGCAGCTCGAGGACCTCGCGGGCGTAGTTCTCGTTGATGGCATTCACGCGGTTGCGCCGGTTGTCGAGGTAGTCGCCCATCGCCGGCGACTTGGCGTCCGCCACCAGCAGATCCTCGAATCGCGCCAGCACGTTCGGACGCAGCGCGATGCGATCGTACGGGCTGATGTCGTACTTCGTGCGCTGGCTCGATCCGGCGGCGACGTTGAAGTGGTTCTGCCAGAAGTCGACGAGCACCTCGGCGAGCTGGCGGTGGCTCATGACGGCGCGGATCACCTTGGCCTGCTTCAGCTCGCGCGCGATGACGCCGAGGCCCAGCTGCGGCGGGACGGGATTGTTCGCGTAGTTCGCGCGCAGCTCCTGGAACGTCATCGTGAGGCTCGGGAACTGCGCCAGCTCCGCATCGGTGGCGCTGTCGTCGATCGTCGCCGGCGAGAGCTGCTCCTGGATGTACGCCGTGACGCCGAGCTGCTGGATGCGGGCGCGCGTCCATGGATCCGGGCCGTAGCCGATGCGGTTCAGCACGTGCTCGCGCAGCTCGGCGGACTCGCACGAGAGGTTGGCCAAGCCGTCGTCGGTGAGGTCACAGTCGATCGCGAGCGCGTCGGCGCCGGCGAGGGACTGATAGAACCGCCCGCGCGCGAGACCCTCGGCGCACGTGCCGAGCTCGACGGGCGACGGCGAGGCGCTGCAGGCGCCGGGGAACATCTGCGCGAGCGGCGTCGGCACGCCGGTGCAGCGCTGGAGCGCCTTGTCGTGCAGGCGGGTGGCGGAGCGCGCGATCTTCCCCTTGGCGTCGGCCTGGATGGTGGCGGCGATGTCGCTCTGGAGGTCGACAGCCGACGCGACGGGCCCCGTCCCAGTCAGGCGGCCGATCCCCCGCAGCACGTTCTTCTTCGCCGTCAGCGCCTCCTTCCAGATGGCGTAGAACAGCTCGGTCGTGTAGCGCAGCACTTCGTACTGGCAGCGTGCTCCGTCCGAGTCGGCGGCGTAGGAGACGATCGCCGCGTCGAGGTTCGGCCCGAAGAGCCCGGCCACCATCGCCAGACCGGCCGCGCGCGCGGCCCCGTCGACGGCGGCCGCGCCGGCATAGCCGAAGCCCGGGAGCTGCTCGGGCGCGGCGAGGCAGCTCCGTGCCTCGCGGTCCTGGAGCTTCAGCGTGCCCTTGGCGATCTTCCCGCCGACGTCGTTGGTGAGACAGTCCTGCGCGGTCTGCGCCTGCGGGGGAACGCCGAGCCGGAAGGTCAGCCCACGGCCGGCATTCTGCACGCAGGCGACGCTCGCCTTGTTCTGGCTCTTCGCGACCCGCGAGCCGTATTTGTTCACGTCGTTGATGCAGCGCTGCTGGTCGCTCGTTTGCGCCGCGGCGCCGGCGAACGCGGGCACCAGCAGCACACCCGCGAGCGCCAGCCGTACGCACCGGGCTCGATTCATGTCGGCACCTCACCGGTCGGCGTAAACGACGCCGAAGCGCGGCGTCAAGGAAAAAACGCCGAGCAGTCCGTAAGGACCGGTCCACGGACCCGGGGTGGGGGCACCCGAACGGCGGTACGGACCCTGGCGCTCGAGGCTAGCCGCGGCCACGCTCCTCCGGCGGATGCTCGCGCCGGAACGCAGCGTAGAGGCACACGTCGTAGGTGATCTTCAGCGCGGCGGCGATCGCGAGCGGCGTCGCCGCGGCGATGTGCTCCATCGCGGCGCCGGCGAGCAACGCACCCACCGCCCATCCCGCGACTCGCACGAGCTGCGTCACGCCCGCGGCCACCGTTCGCTCCTCGGGACGGACGACCGCCATGACGTACGACTGCCGCGTGGGAACGTCCATCTCGACCAGACCCTCTCGGAGAAGGAAGAGAACGGCCGCCACCTGGAAGGTCGGCGCCAGCGGCACCGTCATCAGGAGGAGGCTCGACGGGACGTGCGTGAAGACCATCGTGTTCACGAGCCCGATCCTGCGTGCGAGCCAGGCAGCGCCCAGATGCGATGCCGCATTCGCCGCGCGCGCCGCGAAGAAGAGTATCCCGAGCGTCCCGGCGCCGACGCCGAACCGTTCGTGGAAGAAGACGGACAGCAGCGCGCCCGGAATGAACCCGCCGGCCACGCTGTCGAGGAAGAAGAGCGCCGAGATCCGCCACAGCACGCGCCGGCCCTCGGCGGAGAGCCGTGTCGTCTCCGACGAGCGATCGGGTTCGAGGGCCGGCGACAGGCGCAGGTACGGACAGCCGCTCGCCAGGACGAGCACGGCATAGATCGGCAGCGAGCGCCCCGCGCCCAGGCCGGCGGCGAGCCCGCCCAACGCGTGCCCGACGTCCTGCAGGAGGCTGTACCATGCGAAGGCCGACGTGCGCCCCGCGTCGGTCGTGGTCGCCGGCAGCATCGCCTGCTCGAGCACCAGCGCGGCACCGCGATCGCGCCCCATCCCGTTGAGCATCCCGACGAAGCTGGCCGCGACGAGCAGAGGGAGACTCGTGGCGGCGTTCGCGACCAGGGCGCCGACGGCTCCGGCCGCCGTCAGCGCCAGCAGCAGGCGGCGGCGACCGACCCGATCACCGACGAGCGTCGTCACGAGGACGGCAGCTGCCGCCCCGCCGAGTCCCGCGGCGACGACGAGCCCGGTCTCGGTCGCACCGAATCCACGCGCAGCGAGCTCGAGCCCGAGCACGACGCCGAGGAATCCCGTCGCGAGGGCGCGCAGGAACGTCGCCACGTAGAGCAGACGACGATCGTACGTCGCACTCACCGGCGCGGCCGTCACGCCGCGCCGCCTCTCGCCCGTGACACGCGAGAGACTCTCCGCAATGTCGGACGACCTGGCAAGGTCGTCCCGGGGAACGGCGGCCGGAGGCCTCCGGGGCCTCTCGCTACTCGTAGTCCTCGT containing:
- a CDS encoding ChaN family lipoprotein, which codes for MRAVRPALAALALAASACGVRHPSVQPAPPPAPSACVPAGRWIDPATGFAVPFPDLVARARASRLVLLGEDHDRAAQHAWQLHVIAALAGVADELVLGFEMFPQTAAPALARWVGGESTREQFLRETDWAHVWGFDPDLYQGLFDFARMHRVPMRGLNVSRGLVARVGRGGWSAIPKEEREGVGDPAPATTAYREHLREAWEAHRPGKADDGAFDRFVEAQLTWDRAMAEALVAALASAPRAIVVGIMGRGHLEHRDGVPAQLAALGARRPLVLLPWNTDRDCADLSPDLADAVFGIELPITGSTGDTPL
- a CDS encoding ferritin-like domain-containing protein — its product is MTTRDRYAYSAGADRWDVRGTFDTTFRWEYQDGRDALLKLYTKGKQRQWDADTRIDWSQDLDPENPEQLPDESIPIFASDVFRRLGRAERANLRRHFQSWQLSQFLHGEQGALICTAKIVQQVPMIDAKFYAATQVVDEARHVESYSRLLHEKFELAYPITPTLKRLLDDVISDSRWDMTYLGMQVLIEGLALAAFAQIRDQSQNPLAASVNAYVMQDEARHVAFGRFALRDYYPTLSEKERDEREEFAVEACYLMRDRFQAEEVWATLGLPVDECAAHMLESGFMQNYRSALFSRIVPTIKDIGLWGPRIRKAYQEMGIMGFADVDVAAMSAQDERVAEELDAARRQA
- a CDS encoding DUF1501 domain-containing protein; translation: MMLTRRQILQSAAVGMTAFLLPPWARKVRAAGTDPVIVSIFQRGACDGLNTVVPVGDPFYYSSRPTVQIAPGTELPLDAFFGLNPAFADLQTVYAAGDLAFIHAAGSPDPSRSHFDAQDFMDRAAPGNKSIVDGWLNRYLGVAGGGQSIAGISISSAKTKSLVGPAPALAFESIAGFTLTGNWASERRIALEARYEIVPGLVGGTVVDAFEAMDIVAGVDTTTTVTYPTGDLGAALRDAAALIKADIGVKVIAVNIGGWDHHTNLLANLASLGAELSACLRAFHDDLGADLGRTLTLVMTEFGRRVDENGGDGTDHGHGGVMMAMGGGIAGGRVVLKDGQWPGLAPANRFIGQDLQVTTDFRDVFAEALNRHMGLAVPSMGPIFPGFSASASRFPGLYA
- a CDS encoding DUF1800 domain-containing protein, translated to MNRARCVRLALAGVLLVPAFAGAAAQTSDQQRCINDVNKYGSRVAKSQNKASVACVQNAGRGLTFRLGVPPQAQTAQDCLTNDVGGKIAKGTLKLQDREARSCLAAPEQLPGFGYAGAAAVDGAARAAGLAMVAGLFGPNLDAAIVSYAADSDGARCQYEVLRYTTELFYAIWKEALTAKKNVLRGIGRLTGTGPVASAVDLQSDIAATIQADAKGKIARSATRLHDKALQRCTGVPTPLAQMFPGACSASPSPVELGTCAEGLARGRFYQSLAGADALAIDCDLTDDGLANLSCESAELREHVLNRIGYGPDPWTRARIQQLGVTAYIQEQLSPATIDDSATDAELAQFPSLTMTFQELRANYANNPVPPQLGLGVIARELKQAKVIRAVMSHRQLAEVLVDFWQNHFNVAAGSSQRTKYDISPYDRIALRPNVLARFEDLLVADAKSPAMGDYLDNRRNRVNAINENYAREVLELHTVSVNGPYTETDIPELARCLTGWEEDYANAVDGFEFRANFHDQGAKTVMGVSIPPNGGMNDGLTMFDFLAHHPSTAQFISRKLVIRFVSENPPQRLVDEAAGVFLGTGGDLRSVMETILLSPEFLSSPQYRKAKVKRPLVFFASLIRAVGADPTTFNSNTVRNRVADQGEDLYDAGPPTGYPDTSGYWFSPGTALKRMNEAEAVSRGSYGLDFTYPVVGGTSEEIIDGLTSGLFLAPLSSPTREMGLGFLDILPEPVVATRIEQAAAVLLSSPEFLTH
- a CDS encoding MFS transporter; amino-acid sequence: MTAAPVSATYDRRLLYVATFLRALATGFLGVVLGLELAARGFGATETGLVVAAGLGGAAAAVLVTTLVGDRVGRRRLLLALTAAGAVGALVANAATSLPLLVAASFVGMLNGMGRDRGAALVLEQAMLPATTTDAGRTSAFAWYSLLQDVGHALGGLAAGLGAGRSLPIYAVLVLASGCPYLRLSPALEPDRSSETTRLSAEGRRVLWRISALFFLDSVAGGFIPGALLSVFFHERFGVGAGTLGILFFAARAANAASHLGAAWLARRIGLVNTMVFTHVPSSLLLMTVPLAPTFQVAAVLFLLREGLVEMDVPTRQSYVMAVVRPEERTVAAGVTQLVRVAGWAVGALLAGAAMEHIAAATPLAIAAALKITYDVCLYAAFRREHPPEERGRG